The Primulina eburnea isolate SZY01 unplaced genomic scaffold, ASM2296580v1 ctg739_ERROPOS11973397, whole genome shotgun sequence sequence TTAAACCTCAAATATACTTCTAATAATCCTTTTCATTGTAGAGCAAATAGGAATTGATCTAAATTTCTTCTGCATAGATCAACGGGATTCATGTTGTAGATGGAACTGCATAGGTGCGTAAAATAGGTCAGTGATGTATACCATATAATGCAGTGATTACTCATGAAACTTTGTGTACGGGAACGAGGATTATTTGAGAGGAAATACATATACATCTGCTTGATAAAAGTATTGATCGAGTATAGTGCAGTGATTTGTTgtggtttctttttttttttactgacACCTACAGCAGCAATTGAATTTCGTATGTGTAAATAGAGGTCTTCTATCCTTCACCAAGAGATATACTTCCGGAAACTGTTTGGTTTATAAGACGGGATTCAACATTCTTGTATCATCTTAGATTTGACTGAAGTTTTACAATAACCTGAGTTGAAATTCTTCATCATCTTATCTTACTGAGTCAAGGAGTGTCCCATTCTGTGTAGAATAATCATTGGATTGAGGTGGATCTCACCTAAATGGCTGTTTACTCTCTCATAAAATTCGACCTGAGATTAAATTAGTGAAACATGTGTGGAATACTAAACCGAGAAGTATGTGTTGACATGCAGGCTATATCtctttttcataaattttcTTAGACGGCCTAGTTGAGTCAACTTGTTATTTCAAAATAAGAGTTCTGGAAGAATTTTTGAAATGTTGgggctagaaattttttttggaaGTTGATGTATgttcttttatttaaaatagtgATTTAGGTTATGAATATTTTTTGAACTTGTCATTTCTTTGCATATCGTGTTTTCTTTTAAAGCATAGGGGTGTCAAGACAATTCAAGCCGATTCATGAATCATTTGACATAAAATTTTATACCATGATGATAGGTCGAAAGTTCGTGAGAGCTTgagttattttttaataatgaaaACTATTTATATGTAATTGACTTCGCTACTCAAAAATGGATCCAACCTCTCCTCTTCATACATaggaattaatttttaaaatcaatgGAGACCAAGGAGTATCTCGTGAAGCAATATTTTCGAACATTGCAAACTCATGGAATACCCGTTCCACTACATCACGTGGTGAATGCTTCCCACATCCTATACATCGTCAAGTTTTTCTCACACACACGTAAATATGTAGTGTTGCGCCCGCCTGCGTACCGTGTTTATAACGATTTACTTGGTCACGATCGCGGAGCTTTAAAAGTTTCATCCATATATGAGTTCTTGGTATGTAGAACCACTTCAAAGATGCCAGCTTGTTGGCATTCATCGATACTTGGATTTTGGATTCGACTGTTGTTGCTGAAAAAAAGGGTGAATTGCACAAAGAATGTCATTTTAGACCATTCAAATCAGAGCTGAGGAATAGTGATGAGAAAATCATGATTTCCCAAGGCTGAGATAGGACAAGAGATGGGTTCGCATCATATTGCGTTTGGAGGGTTGTTTATCATCGCGAGCATCTCAAGTTTTTCCATGTTTTACTTGGCCAGATTCTTGTTGCAAAATGAGGAGATTTGCATGCATTCCAATGGCTTGAATCATGCTAATGAAGAGACCGACGACATGGTGATGACAGCTCGACTCAAGCAAGTACTCGACAACATGGAACGACTTCAAGCCAAGCTCGAATCAACCGTCCAACAAATGGAGAAAAACCCAGAGAAGTTTCACGCAAACTACATTTCCGGATCCGGATTCAAGAAATTCTTGGAAAAAGAAGTGATTAGGCCACTCTATAGTGCCTACATCCCGCTTATGCAGATCCAGGAGTCGAGAATCGAAGAGAACAAGAATGCAACACTACGGGGAGATCCTCTGATCGATACTTTTGTTTCTGAGGAGCTTAAGAAGTATATAACCCCTAAAGAAAACCGAGCAGGGACGATTAACTTGTATGAGACAGAGAAAATATACAGCACGATGGGGTACGGTTGTGTGTCTATGAAGAAGGAATTAGAAGAGTACATGGATTATGAGATTGGCTCGAACTGCAAAGATGATTGGAACTTGGGGCAGACACTTATGATTCAAGGGTGTGATCCGTTGCCCCGGAGGCGGTGCTTGGCTAAAGCTTCAAAGCTTTATCTGAAGCCTTATTCAATCAATGAATCCCTTTGGCGGATGCCTGAGGTAAGAAATGTGAGGTGGAGTAACTATCCATGCAAAAACTTCGAGTGCTTGGCAAGAAACAACACGAAGCACGATTATTCCCCGTGTACCGGATGTTTTGACATGGCAAAGGAGAAACTTAAGTGGATCAACCACACTGCACAACCCATATATTTTGTTATCAAGGATGTTTTGGCACTCAAGCCGGGGGAAATACGAATTGGGCTTGATTTTAGCATTGGCACGGGGACATTTGCTGCGCGAATGAGGGAACAAGACGTTACAATTGTGTCGATGGCAATGAACTTGGGAGCTCCATTCAATGAAATGATAGCACTTAGGGGATTGATCCCTCTGTATGTGACCTTGAATCAACGTCTCCCGTTCTTCGACAACAcgatggatttgatccacacgaACGGAGTGTTGGATGGATGGACCGATCTGCAGTCGTTGGATTTTGTCATGTTCGATTTGGATCGTGTGCTAAGGCCCGGGGGATTGCTCTGGATTGATGGGTTTTTCTGCAAAAGAAAAGATTTGGATGAGTATTTGTTCTTGTTCTTGCAGTTTGGGTATAGGAAACACATGTGGTCTGTTGCCCCTAAATCAAAAGATGAGGTTTTTTTATCTGGTTTGCTAGAGAAGTCTAATAGAGGCTAAATCATTAGTTAGATTAAAATATAAGTAAATGAAATATGAGGTCTATCTTGTATTAAAAgactttatttaattaaattttcattttcttgaatttatatatatatatatttatttattttttcaaccACAAATCATATGtgcaaataattatattatatcttTGTAGAATGAAATGACATCATACTTGTATTTAAGATATAAACAAAAATCATGATCacgaataatttttaaattcatttttcacgTGAAGCCGTGTGATTAAAGGGAAAAAGGGAATTGAGGAATCTTCGATATAGGAATGACTTGTTTTTTCTCCAGTTTATCGATGTGTAAAAAATGTATTACAATTTAGGGAAAATAATTTCCGAGCGTTGtcaaatttttgttttagtatgttatttttgttttttttttttgtaataagtataattaaaattgaaatttaataatataaaatatcataatcGTAAAGTTACAAGACCAAAAATAAATTAGTTTTCTCGGTATTTTATATGTATCTTATATTAATGTGAATTGAATACTTCTTCTTAACTTCAACTTTCTAAAGTTTCTTAttgttttcaaaatttgaaaaatagttCGCCAAAagagtatgtcttttgtgagtattcacaataaaaagtaatactcttagcataaaaaataatatttttttcatggatgatctaaataagatatctgtctc is a genomic window containing:
- the LOC140821887 gene encoding probable methyltransferase At1g29790; translated protein: MGSHHIAFGGLFIIASISSFSMFYLARFLLQNEEICMHSNGLNHANEETDDMVMTARLKQVLDNMERLQAKLESTVQQMEKNPEKFHANYISGSGFKKFLEKEVIRPLYSAYIPLMQIQESRIEENKNATLRGDPLIDTFVSEELKKYITPKENRAGTINLYETEKIYSTMGYGCVSMKKELEEYMDYEIGSNCKDDWNLGQTLMIQGCDPLPRRRCLAKASKLYLKPYSINESLWRMPEVRNVRWSNYPCKNFECLARNNTKHDYSPCTGCFDMAKEKLKWINHTAQPIYFVIKDVLALKPGEIRIGLDFSIGTGTFAARMREQDVTIVSMAMNLGAPFNEMIALRGLIPLYVTLNQRLPFFDNTMDLIHTNGVLDGWTDLQSLDFVMFDLDRVLRPGGLLWIDGFFCKRKDLDEYLFLFLQFGYRKHMWSVAPKSKDEVFLSGLLEKSNRG